Proteins co-encoded in one Pseudophryne corroboree isolate aPseCor3 chromosome 1, aPseCor3.hap2, whole genome shotgun sequence genomic window:
- the LOC134889994 gene encoding apelin receptor-like, translated as MQDPGDSEFWTPSPEDYDYLNDTDYACNDSEWDLSYSLLPVFYMLVFVLGLSGNGVVIFTVWKAKPKRRSADTYIGNLALADLAFVVTLPLWATYTALGFHWPFGSALCKISSYLVLLNMFSSVFCLTCLSFDRYLAIVHSLSSANLRSRSTMLISLAVIWLLSGLLALPSLILRDTRVEDNHTLCDLDFTGLSSKENENLWIAGLSILTTVPGFVLPLLLMTIFYCFIGGKVTMHFQNLKKEEQKKRRLLKIIITLVVVFAICWLPFHIVKTIHFLGLVGVLDLTCSVHYLIVSLYPYATCLAYVNSCLNPFLYAFFDLRFRSQCFFFFGLNKTLHGQISNTSSSLSAQTQKSEIHPLATKV; from the coding sequence ATGCAGGATCCTGGAGACTCTGAATTTTGGACTCCTAGCCCAGAGGACTATGATTACCTGAATGACACAGACTATGCATGTAATGATAGTGAATGGGACCTGTCATACTCCTTACTACCTGTATTCTACATGTTGGTCTTTGTGCTAGGACTGTCTGGAAATGGGGTTGTCATTTTCACAGTATGGAAGGCTAAGCCCAAGAGGAGATCTGCAGACACCTATATAGGTAACCTTGCCCTTGCTGACCTGGCTTTTGTTGTTACCTTACCTCTGTGGGCAACCTACACCGCTCTTGGCTTCCACTGGCCCTTCGGTTCTGCACTGTGCAAGATCAGCAGCTACCTTGTATTGCTGAATATGTTTTCCAGTGTTTTCTGTCTCACCTGTCTTAGTTTTGACAGGTACTTAGCCATTGTTCACTCACTGTCCAGTGCCAACCTGCGCTCCCGCTCAACTATGTTGATATCCTTAGCAGTAATATGGCTCCTTTCAGGGTTACTGGCTCTGCCAAGTCTGATTCTCCGTGATACACGTGTTGAAGACAACCACACCCTATGTGACCTGGACTTTACTGGGCTCTCCAGCAAGGAGAATGAAAACCTCTGGATTGCAGGTCTCAGCATTCTCACCACAGTGCCAGGCTTCGTTCTTCCACTGCTCCTCATGACCATATTCTACTGTTTCATTGGAGGAAAGGTTACTATGCATTTCCAGAACCTTAAGAAGGAAGAACAGAAGAAGAGGAGGCTTCTAAAGATCATCATCACACTTGTGGTTGTGTTTGCTATTTGCTGGCTGCCATTTCATATTGTCAAAACAATCCACTTCCTTGGCCTTGTGGGTGTTTTGGACCTCACCTGCTCCGTTCACTACTTGATTGTCAGCCTGTATCCCTACGCCACGTGCCTGGCATACGTCAACAGCTGCCTCAACCCTTTTCTCTATGCATTTTTTGATCTTAGGTTTCgctcccaatgttttttttttttcggaCTTAATAAAACCCTCCATGGGCAAATCAGCAACACCTCCTCCAGCCTGAGTGCCCAGACACAGAAATCTGAAATCCACCCTTTGGCAACTAAAGTGTAA